In a single window of the Pontibacter russatus genome:
- a CDS encoding WbqC family protein: MILLTEAQYNPPVSYFRHALRVESLLVERHENYIKQSYRNRCHVLTAQGVQPLSVPVLRGSSKDKTLITDIEIDYTQKWHNVHWRTIQAAYGRAPYFEFYSDYLKAVYGRRPKFLFQLNMDLLQLYLKLLRLDKPLQFTEAYEAGQPEDVLDLRNRIHPKIIPDNLHVKPYTQVFGKQFVPGLSIIDLLFTQGPASHLYLQ; encoded by the coding sequence TTGATTCTCCTGACAGAAGCCCAGTACAACCCGCCGGTGTCCTATTTCCGGCATGCGCTACGCGTCGAAAGCCTGCTGGTGGAGCGGCACGAAAATTATATAAAGCAAAGCTACCGCAACCGCTGCCACGTGCTGACGGCGCAAGGCGTGCAGCCGCTCAGCGTGCCGGTGCTCCGGGGCAGCAGCAAAGACAAAACACTGATTACCGACATTGAGATAGACTATACCCAGAAGTGGCACAACGTGCATTGGCGCACCATCCAGGCGGCCTACGGGCGGGCACCGTATTTTGAGTTCTACAGCGACTATCTGAAAGCGGTATATGGGCGGCGTCCAAAATTTTTGTTCCAGCTGAACATGGATTTGTTGCAGCTTTACCTTAAATTACTCAGGCTGGACAAGCCGCTGCAGTTTACGGAGGCATACGAGGCCGGCCAGCCGGAAGACGTGCTGGACCTGAGGAACAGGATACATCCTAAAATCATTCCTGACAATTTGCACGTAAAACCATACACGCAAGTATTTGGCAAACAATTTGTACCAGGGCTTAGTATAATTGACTTGTTGTTTACACAAGGGCCTGCATCTCATTTGTACCTACAATAA
- a CDS encoding lysophospholipid acyltransferase family protein: MKKHPQIPPLYYPLWLLLKGLSLLPLSVLYLLADFLYVVVYYLVGYRQKVVLQNLHMAFPEKSKEERKRIAKDFYRQLADVAVEILKLRSMDRAEMERRIVFANQELLDNHVQQGRTVITMGSHSCNWEWVLSAGAVQFGFPAEGVYKPLNNAFFEAFMLATRTRLGARLIKMKDTLRDFAANRNVPRVVAMLSDQTPLRSEITFWATFLHQDTPFYTGAEKLANRFKYPVLYLDVRRTSRGHYTLTFETISDGTPIEPSPAEGQFPITEAFAHKLEATIRRSPADYLWTHKRWKHKRPESAS, from the coding sequence ATGAAGAAACACCCCCAAATACCGCCGCTTTACTACCCGCTCTGGCTTTTGCTGAAAGGCCTGTCGCTGCTGCCGCTTTCCGTGCTTTACCTGCTGGCTGATTTCCTGTACGTGGTGGTGTACTACCTGGTGGGTTACCGCCAGAAAGTGGTGCTGCAAAATCTGCACATGGCTTTCCCGGAGAAAAGCAAAGAAGAGAGAAAGCGGATAGCTAAGGATTTTTACCGGCAGTTGGCCGACGTGGCGGTGGAGATACTGAAGCTTAGGTCGATGGACAGGGCAGAGATGGAGCGGCGGATTGTGTTTGCCAACCAGGAACTGCTGGACAACCACGTGCAGCAGGGGAGGACAGTCATTACGATGGGGTCACACTCCTGCAACTGGGAGTGGGTGCTCTCGGCGGGGGCCGTCCAGTTTGGGTTTCCGGCGGAGGGGGTATACAAGCCGCTCAACAATGCGTTTTTCGAGGCCTTTATGCTGGCTACGCGCACACGCCTGGGGGCGAGGCTCATCAAAATGAAAGACACCCTGCGCGACTTTGCCGCTAACCGCAACGTGCCGCGGGTAGTGGCCATGCTCTCTGACCAGACGCCGCTCCGAAGCGAAATCACCTTCTGGGCCACCTTTCTGCACCAGGATACGCCCTTCTACACCGGCGCCGAGAAGCTCGCGAACAGGTTTAAGTACCCGGTGCTTTACCTGGATGTGCGGCGCACCAGCCGTGGCCACTACACCCTCACCTTCGAAACCATATCGGATGGCACCCCAATTGAACCGTCACCTGCTGAGGGGCAATTCCCAATCACCGAGGCATTCGCCCACAAACTGGAAGCCACCATCCGCCGCAGCCCCGCCGACTACCTCTGGACCCACAAGCGCTGGAAACACAAGCGCCCGGAGAGCGCGAGTTAG
- a CDS encoding L-threonylcarbamoyladenylate synthase produces the protein MSNAAFLHIHPDNPQQRKILEAVEILRKGGIVIYPTDTIYGIGCDIHNTRAVERVCQIKGVKPDKVNLSFICSDLTHISDYARIDTPTYKVMKKALPGPFTFVLDASSRVPKYVGNKKTVGIRVPDNNIALQLVRELGNPILSTSVHDDDEVLEYSTDPELIYEKYKNLVDAVIDGGPGKNIASTVVDVTNDFEVLREGAGNIEQFL, from the coding sequence ATGAGCAACGCAGCCTTTCTACACATTCATCCGGACAACCCGCAGCAGCGCAAAATCTTAGAGGCGGTCGAGATACTCCGCAAGGGCGGCATCGTCATATATCCCACCGACACCATCTACGGCATCGGCTGCGACATTCACAATACCCGGGCAGTGGAGCGCGTGTGCCAGATTAAGGGCGTGAAGCCCGACAAGGTGAACCTCTCCTTCATATGCTCCGACCTCACCCATATATCGGATTACGCCAGAATAGACACCCCTACTTATAAAGTGATGAAAAAGGCGCTGCCCGGGCCGTTTACGTTTGTGCTGGATGCCAGCAGCCGCGTGCCGAAATATGTGGGCAATAAAAAAACCGTGGGCATCCGGGTGCCCGACAACAACATAGCACTGCAGTTGGTCAGAGAATTGGGCAACCCCATCCTCTCCACCTCCGTCCACGACGACGACGAGGTGCTGGAGTACAGCACAGACCCGGAGCTTATATATGAGAAGTACAAGAACCTGGTGGACGCCGTGATAGACGGCGGCCCCGGCAAAAACATCGCCTCCACCGTAGTGGACGTCACCAACGACTTTGAGGTGCTGCGCGAAGGGGCGGGGAATATTGAACAGTTCTTATAA
- the mltG gene encoding endolytic transglycosylase MltG, which yields MDKGVNTPKFKRKKKSMLLPGLAVLFLFLFVSFSYYAYQIVYTANVDTKDRETFVLIPTGATYEQAMDSVEATGVIIDRLSLRFMSKLMDYDELVKPGRYQIRDGWNNRELIGALRLGKQTPVNLTFNNIRLRSQLAEKLSANVEASEEELDSLLNDAAYLKSLGFDTTNIVSMFIPNTYEVYWTTSAPELLERMKTEYDRFWTPERKAKAEELGLSQQQVSTLASIVQAETIKNDEKPRVAGVYLNRLEKGMLLQADPTVVFGVGDFSIRRVLNAHLRHDSPYNTYKYKGLPPGPINVPNISSIDAVLNPEQHQYIYFCAKEDFSGYHSFAVTQSEHLANARRYQRALTARNIMK from the coding sequence ATGGACAAAGGAGTGAACACCCCAAAATTTAAAAGAAAGAAGAAGAGCATGCTGCTGCCCGGCCTGGCTGTGCTGTTCCTTTTCCTGTTTGTGAGTTTCTCGTATTACGCGTACCAGATTGTGTACACGGCCAACGTAGACACCAAGGATCGGGAAACGTTCGTGCTCATCCCGACGGGGGCCACCTACGAACAGGCCATGGACTCGGTGGAAGCCACGGGCGTTATCATCGACAGGCTGTCGCTGCGCTTTATGTCGAAGCTGATGGACTACGACGAGCTGGTGAAGCCGGGCCGCTACCAGATCCGGGACGGCTGGAACAACCGCGAGCTGATCGGGGCGCTGCGCCTGGGCAAGCAGACGCCCGTGAACCTCACTTTCAACAACATCCGGCTGCGCAGCCAGCTCGCCGAAAAGCTGTCCGCGAACGTGGAGGCGAGCGAGGAAGAACTGGACAGCCTGCTGAACGACGCCGCCTACCTCAAATCCCTGGGCTTCGACACGACCAACATCGTGAGCATGTTTATCCCGAACACCTACGAAGTGTACTGGACCACCTCGGCACCGGAGCTGCTGGAGCGCATGAAAACCGAGTACGACAGGTTCTGGACGCCGGAGCGCAAGGCCAAAGCCGAAGAGCTGGGGCTGTCGCAGCAGCAGGTGTCCACGCTGGCCTCTATTGTGCAGGCCGAGACGATCAAGAACGACGAGAAGCCGCGCGTGGCGGGCGTGTACCTGAACCGCCTCGAGAAAGGGATGCTGCTGCAGGCTGACCCGACCGTGGTGTTCGGGGTGGGCGACTTCTCCATCCGCCGCGTCCTGAATGCGCACCTGCGCCACGACTCGCCCTACAACACCTACAAGTACAAAGGCCTGCCGCCGGGCCCGATCAACGTGCCGAACATTTCGAGCATTGACGCCGTGCTGAACCCCGAGCAGCACCAGTATATATACTTCTGCGCCAAAGAGGATTTCTCCGGCTACCACAGCTTTGCCGTCACCCAGTCGGAGCACCTGGCCAACGCCCGCCGCTACCAGCGTGCCCTCACCGCCCGGAATATCATGAAGTAA
- a CDS encoding acyl-CoA thioesterase, with translation MFESEVQLRVRYAETDQMGYVYYGNYAAYYEVARTEVFRRLGIAYKELEATGTMMPVLELKCKYIRAARYDDMLTVKLLLRKKPAGSRILFEYEVYNEEGTLLNVGETTMVFVDMKSGRPTAVPDLIHQKMDSYFRE, from the coding sequence GTGTTCGAATCAGAAGTGCAGTTGCGTGTGCGGTACGCCGAAACCGACCAGATGGGCTACGTATACTATGGCAACTATGCCGCCTACTATGAGGTGGCGCGCACGGAGGTGTTCCGGCGGCTGGGCATTGCGTACAAGGAACTGGAGGCCACCGGCACGATGATGCCGGTGCTGGAGCTGAAATGCAAGTATATCCGCGCGGCCAGATACGATGACATGCTGACCGTAAAGCTGCTGCTGAGGAAGAAACCCGCCGGCTCGCGTATACTTTTTGAGTACGAGGTGTATAACGAAGAGGGCACCCTGCTGAACGTGGGCGAAACCACCATGGTGTTTGTGGATATGAAGTCGGGCCGGCCAACCGCTGTTCCTGATCTCATCCACCAGAAAATGGATTCTTACTTTAGGGAATGA
- a CDS encoding YihY/virulence factor BrkB family protein: MRLNQQYLKRRRSYRKFIVFLKRWRFNDGQSSVYDVADVLLGELRLDSITKRSSYMAFNFTLAIFPSIIFLFTLIPYIPSVLSLDLSESILNYIADFMPEEMYAVAYSTIEDIVNKPRGGLLSFGFLFALVLSTNGIMSLMDAFDKKYHTFYRRKYMKKRLIATVLTVVLALILFLAVAIIFFGQWMLDVLVFYEVVTESYTYTLLVMLKYISVVLLFLLATSMIYYFVPAIEDKWPFFSAGAVVATVLIFLVSMIFSLYISAFDSYNKFYGSIGALIGLMIWLDFISMILILGFEINVSIDTVTKRLMRNKATRPTRAARA; encoded by the coding sequence ATGAGGTTAAACCAGCAATACCTGAAGCGCCGCAGGTCGTACCGCAAATTCATCGTCTTCCTGAAGCGGTGGCGGTTCAACGACGGGCAGTCGTCTGTGTACGATGTGGCCGATGTGCTACTGGGAGAGCTTCGCCTGGACTCGATCACGAAGCGCTCTTCCTATATGGCCTTCAACTTCACGCTGGCAATCTTCCCGAGCATTATCTTCCTTTTCACGCTTATCCCCTATATACCCAGTGTGCTGTCGCTGGACCTGAGCGAGAGCATCCTCAACTACATCGCCGATTTCATGCCGGAGGAGATGTACGCCGTGGCCTACTCCACCATCGAGGACATTGTGAACAAGCCGCGCGGCGGGCTGCTCTCCTTCGGTTTCCTGTTTGCGCTGGTGCTCTCCACCAACGGCATCATGTCGCTGATGGACGCCTTCGACAAAAAGTACCACACCTTTTACAGGCGCAAGTATATGAAGAAGCGCCTGATTGCCACCGTGCTGACGGTGGTGCTGGCGCTCATCCTCTTCCTGGCCGTGGCCATTATCTTCTTTGGGCAGTGGATGCTGGACGTGCTGGTCTTTTATGAGGTGGTGACCGAGAGTTATACCTACACCTTGCTTGTGATGCTTAAATACATTTCGGTGGTGCTGCTGTTCCTGCTGGCCACGTCCATGATCTACTATTTTGTGCCAGCCATCGAGGACAAATGGCCCTTCTTCTCGGCGGGGGCGGTGGTGGCCACTGTGCTCATTTTCCTGGTGTCGATGATCTTCTCGCTCTACATCAGCGCCTTCGACAGCTACAACAAGTTCTACGGCTCTATCGGCGCTTTGATTGGTCTGATGATATGGCTCGACTTCATTTCCATGATTCTTATCCTCGGCTTTGAGATAAACGTGAGCATCGACACCGTGACCAAGCGCCTGATGCGCAACAAAGCCACCCGCCCTACCCGCGCTGCCAGGGCCTGA
- a CDS encoding site-specific integrase, with amino-acid sequence MRWEQVQGDRLEYRSQKTDTRLAIKLVPPALALIEPYRRKKGFILPFLLKGLSPEAQQREVESMTALINKLLGQIAARRASKRRSPCNMARHSFASLAWATPPKMTENCLRDLTGTKRDSLLEAAFEEF; translated from the coding sequence ATGCGCTGGGAGCAGGTGCAGGGCGACCGGCTGGAGTACCGTTCGCAGAAGACCGACACGCGGCTTGCCATAAAACTTGTTCCCCCGGCGCTGGCGCTTATCGAGCCGTACCGCCGGAAGAAAGGCTTTATCCTGCCCTTCCTGCTGAAGGGCCTCAGCCCAGAGGCGCAGCAACGGGAGGTGGAGAGCATGACGGCGCTCATCAACAAGCTGCTGGGGCAGATCGCCGCAAGGCGGGCATCGAAAAGAAGGTCACCATGCAACATGGCGCGGCACTCCTTCGCCTCGCTGGCATGGGCCACACCTCCGAAGATGACGGAGAACTGCCTGCGCGACCTGACGGGCACCAAGCGCGACAGCCTGCTGGAGGCTGCTTTCGAGGAGTTTTGA
- a CDS encoding ABC transporter ATP-binding protein, with amino-acid sequence MAEVVIRTSGLTKVYQETKVPVKALGGVDLEIREGEFTAVVGPSGSGKSTLLHIIGGLDYPTEGQVEVGGHHLNELNDRELIDFRLEHIGFVFQAFNLIPVLTAKENVEFIMLLQKLPAREREARAVQLLQEVGLGDRMHNRPSELSGGQQQRVAVARALASRPQFILADEPTANLDSKAAGNLLNMMAEMNQREKATFIFSTHDQRVIEKARRVITLEDGVIVSDVTKA; translated from the coding sequence ATGGCTGAAGTTGTGATCAGAACAAGCGGGTTAACCAAAGTATACCAGGAAACAAAAGTGCCCGTGAAGGCGCTGGGCGGTGTAGACCTGGAGATACGGGAAGGTGAGTTTACGGCTGTAGTCGGGCCATCCGGTTCGGGTAAATCAACCTTGCTGCACATCATCGGCGGGCTCGATTATCCTACCGAAGGTCAGGTAGAAGTTGGCGGTCACCACCTGAACGAACTGAATGACCGCGAACTGATCGATTTCCGGCTGGAGCATATTGGTTTTGTGTTCCAGGCGTTCAACCTCATACCGGTGCTCACGGCAAAAGAGAATGTGGAATTTATCATGCTATTGCAAAAGTTACCTGCCAGAGAGCGGGAAGCAAGAGCAGTGCAGTTGCTGCAGGAAGTGGGCCTCGGTGACCGCATGCACAACCGACCTTCCGAGCTTTCGGGTGGGCAGCAGCAACGGGTGGCCGTAGCCCGGGCCTTGGCTTCGAGGCCCCAGTTTATACTTGCCGACGAGCCCACCGCCAACCTCGACTCGAAAGCAGCAGGGAACCTACTGAACATGATGGCTGAGATGAACCAGCGCGAAAAAGCCACCTTCATTTTCTCGACCCACGACCAGCGCGTGATCGAGAAAGCAAGGCGCGTAATAACCCTGGAAGATGGCGTGATTGTATCAGATGTAACCAAAGCCTGA
- a CDS encoding ABC transporter permease: MSMLLLIAWRNIWRNPTRSIVVIAAIAVGIWAIALTVGFINSLSDSFIRNSINYDYSHLQIHHPQFLQEPEARYSIRNPRPIIDYLQRNPDVKAYSQRVLINGMIASTRASAGVQIYGINLDQEKAVTSLDSLLTEGNYFTEKPRNAILISRKLADKLKAELRTKLVLTFQDMEGNVTAGAFRVQGIFDSPSPRLNEGGIYVRQQDLNQLLGTDTLVHEIAILLHANTQVPAVAQALRSSNPTAEIKTWEELSPELELMQEQSNLTMAILLVILMVALAFGIVNTMLMAVLERERELGMLMAIGMNRQRIFSMILMETVFLSLVGGPIGCLLGYATVTWLGNVGIDLSAWTKGLQQYGYSTKFFPFLSLKEYILMVASVLLTAILAAMYPSYKAVRLNPIEAMRS; the protein is encoded by the coding sequence ATGTCTATGCTCCTCCTGATAGCCTGGCGCAACATCTGGCGCAACCCCACCCGGAGTATCGTGGTAATAGCGGCTATTGCCGTTGGCATCTGGGCCATTGCACTAACGGTGGGCTTCATCAATAGCCTGTCCGACAGCTTTATCCGCAACTCCATCAACTATGATTACTCGCACCTGCAGATACACCATCCGCAATTTCTGCAGGAACCCGAAGCACGGTACAGCATACGCAACCCCAGACCTATAATCGACTACCTGCAACGTAATCCGGATGTTAAAGCCTACAGCCAGCGCGTACTCATAAATGGGATGATCGCCTCTACCAGGGCAAGTGCCGGCGTGCAGATCTATGGTATAAACCTGGACCAGGAAAAAGCAGTTACTTCCCTCGACTCGCTACTGACAGAAGGAAATTATTTTACCGAAAAACCACGTAACGCTATACTTATCAGCCGCAAACTGGCCGACAAACTGAAAGCAGAACTACGAACCAAACTGGTGCTTACGTTCCAGGATATGGAGGGCAACGTAACGGCAGGCGCTTTCCGGGTGCAAGGCATTTTCGATTCTCCTTCGCCGCGCCTGAACGAAGGTGGCATATATGTGCGCCAGCAGGACCTGAACCAGTTACTTGGAACCGATACCCTGGTACACGAAATAGCCATTTTGCTGCACGCCAATACACAAGTGCCGGCAGTAGCACAAGCACTACGGAGCAGTAACCCAACTGCAGAAATAAAAACATGGGAAGAGCTGTCGCCGGAACTGGAACTTATGCAGGAACAATCGAACCTTACGATGGCAATACTGCTGGTGATACTGATGGTGGCGCTGGCCTTTGGCATTGTGAATACCATGTTGATGGCCGTGCTGGAACGAGAGCGTGAACTGGGCATGCTCATGGCCATCGGCATGAACCGGCAGCGTATTTTCAGCATGATTCTGATGGAGACTGTTTTTTTATCATTAGTGGGCGGCCCCATCGGGTGTTTGTTAGGTTATGCCACCGTTACCTGGCTCGGCAATGTAGGCATAGATCTCTCTGCTTGGACGAAAGGCCTGCAGCAATATGGTTACAGCACCAAATTCTTCCCGTTTCTATCCCTTAAAGAATACATTCTGATGGTAGCCAGCGTACTGCTGACAGCTATACTTGCCGCCATGTATCCCTCGTACAAAGCTGTGAGACTAAACCCGATAGAAGCCATGAGAAGCTAA
- a CDS encoding ABC transporter permease, protein MYLLLAWRNIWRNRRRTLITLASVAFAVFFACMMQSMHTAAWGNLIDNAVRFYTGYIQVHQQGYWNDKTLDNSFENQSALQKKIAGTPHIVTVVPRLESFALASGTDRTKGTLVVGIEPEKEDGLTNLRTKMQAGNYLKTGEKKVLLAEGLAHFLKLAPEDTIVLISQGYHGANAAGKYEVAGIVKFPSPQLNDQVVYLPLAEAQWLYDTGNRITSLSLLVDDPEKVETITQSLQQDLNKTHFEVMSWQDMMPELVQSFEIDRLGGQIILFILYAVIGFGIFGTFLMMTTERRYEMGVMIAIGMPRLKLQAVMSLEIIMLALGGTLLGVLLSLPVIFYLHYNPIPVTGNLAELYQNYGMEPVIPFSRKAAIFLRQAYIVAIITSALGIYPIWFIQRLIPVTALRN, encoded by the coding sequence ATGTACCTGCTCCTGGCCTGGCGAAATATCTGGCGCAACCGCCGTCGCACGCTCATCACGCTGGCCTCTGTGGCTTTTGCCGTTTTTTTCGCCTGCATGATGCAGTCGATGCACACAGCTGCCTGGGGCAACCTGATAGATAATGCGGTACGCTTTTACACCGGCTACATACAAGTGCACCAGCAAGGCTACTGGAACGACAAAACCCTCGATAACAGCTTTGAAAATCAGTCCGCGCTGCAAAAGAAAATTGCCGGAACCCCCCATATAGTTACTGTTGTTCCCCGCCTCGAGAGTTTTGCGCTTGCCTCCGGCACCGACCGTACCAAGGGTACGCTTGTTGTGGGCATAGAACCTGAAAAAGAAGACGGCCTGACCAACCTGCGTACTAAAATGCAGGCAGGTAATTATTTAAAAACAGGGGAGAAAAAAGTACTGCTGGCCGAGGGCCTGGCCCATTTCTTGAAACTTGCCCCAGAAGACACGATCGTGCTCATCAGCCAGGGCTACCATGGGGCAAATGCTGCCGGCAAGTATGAAGTAGCTGGCATCGTCAAATTCCCCTCGCCGCAGCTTAACGATCAGGTAGTATACTTACCGCTGGCAGAAGCGCAATGGCTTTACGATACCGGCAACCGCATTACCTCACTTTCGCTGCTGGTAGATGATCCGGAGAAAGTGGAAACTATAACCCAATCGCTGCAACAGGATTTGAACAAGACACATTTTGAAGTGATGAGCTGGCAGGATATGATGCCGGAACTGGTGCAAAGCTTCGAGATAGACCGTCTTGGCGGACAGATCATCCTGTTTATACTTTATGCCGTCATCGGATTCGGTATTTTCGGCACGTTCCTGATGATGACAACCGAACGCCGCTACGAAATGGGTGTGATGATCGCGATTGGCATGCCCCGCCTGAAATTACAAGCAGTTATGTCCCTGGAGATAATTATGCTTGCTCTTGGGGGTACATTACTGGGTGTGTTGCTGAGCCTGCCTGTTATTTTTTACCTGCATTACAACCCCATCCCTGTGACGGGTAACCTGGCTGAGCTGTACCAGAACTATGGCATGGAACCAGTCATTCCGTTCTCGCGCAAGGCAGCCATCTTTTTACGACAGGCATACATTGTGGCCATCATCACCTCGGCATTGGGCATTTACCCGATCTGGTTTATTCAGCGGCTTATACCTGTAACGGCACTCCGAAATTAA
- a CDS encoding outer membrane lipoprotein-sorting protein: MVMRIVRPTWKREIGLKSWAKGTDQAMIIVTSPARDKGTAFLKRKREVWNWQPSIDRTIKLPPSMMLQSWMGSDFTNDDLVKESSVVQDYTHTLAGDTIIDNRPCYKIIMIPKEEAAVVWGKVITYIDKKDYLQLLVYFYDEDGELVNTMKASDIKMLGGRLLPARMDMTPADNPQNHTIIEYRSLVFDVPLEDGFFSIQNLKRVK, encoded by the coding sequence ATGGTAATGCGCATTGTAAGGCCAACCTGGAAGCGTGAGATTGGCTTGAAAAGCTGGGCAAAAGGCACCGACCAGGCCATGATCATAGTTACCTCCCCTGCCCGCGACAAAGGCACCGCCTTCCTGAAACGCAAGCGCGAAGTATGGAACTGGCAACCTTCCATTGACCGGACTATAAAACTGCCGCCTTCCATGATGCTGCAATCCTGGATGGGCTCCGATTTTACGAACGACGACCTGGTAAAGGAATCTTCGGTAGTGCAGGACTATACCCATACGTTGGCCGGCGACACCATCATCGATAATCGCCCCTGTTATAAGATCATCATGATACCGAAAGAAGAGGCGGCCGTGGTCTGGGGCAAGGTTATCACCTATATTGATAAGAAAGACTACCTGCAACTGCTGGTCTATTTTTATGACGAAGACGGCGAACTGGTCAACACCATGAAAGCTTCCGACATCAAAATGCTGGGAGGCCGCCTGCTCCCGGCTCGTATGGACATGACACCAGCCGATAATCCTCAAAATCATACCATTATTGAATACCGCTCACTAGTGTTTGATGTGCCGCTCGAGGATGGTTTCTTTTCCATACAAAACCTGAAACGGGTAAAATAA
- a CDS encoding c-type cytochrome → MNKNIKRKYTMKPYHDEEENDFLGSTTTLKVVSSVAGLLLLGLIVFMVIKPDMFFRSEVAETIQEQPASQQPAPAPAVATETSLAEMWRPADLNGLPEGPEKEQLAYGRELIARTAKYLGPQGSVLQISNGMNCQNCHLDAGTKPFGNNYSLVASTYPKFRARSGTEEDIFKRVNDCMERSLNGKPLTKDSKEMQAMMAYINWVGKDVEKGEKPKGAGLMDIELLDRAASPEKGKVVYVQKCQVCHGKDGEGVKTEGSAEYQFPPLWGKNSYNDGAGLYRISNFAKYAKANMPLGATYENPMLTGEEAWDVAAFVNSQPRPKKDLSKDWPDISGKPFDHPFGPFADTFDEKQHKYGPYQPIIEAKGGTK, encoded by the coding sequence TTGAACAAAAACATTAAAAGAAAATACACAATGAAACCATACCATGACGAGGAAGAAAACGATTTCCTTGGAAGTACAACAACTTTAAAGGTTGTAAGCTCCGTGGCAGGCCTGTTACTGCTCGGCCTGATCGTGTTTATGGTTATAAAGCCGGATATGTTTTTCAGGTCAGAAGTAGCTGAAACGATACAAGAACAACCTGCTTCACAGCAACCAGCTCCGGCTCCTGCAGTAGCAACTGAAACCTCCTTGGCGGAGATGTGGCGCCCTGCAGACCTGAATGGGCTACCGGAAGGACCGGAAAAAGAGCAACTGGCCTACGGACGGGAACTGATCGCCCGCACCGCCAAGTACCTGGGCCCGCAGGGGAGCGTGCTGCAAATATCCAACGGCATGAACTGCCAGAACTGCCACCTCGATGCCGGCACCAAGCCTTTTGGTAATAACTACTCGTTGGTAGCCTCCACTTATCCTAAATTTAGGGCCAGGTCCGGTACCGAAGAAGACATTTTTAAACGCGTAAACGACTGCATGGAACGCAGCCTGAACGGAAAACCACTTACCAAAGACTCTAAAGAAATGCAGGCCATGATGGCATATATAAACTGGGTGGGCAAAGATGTAGAGAAAGGCGAGAAACCGAAAGGAGCTGGCCTGATGGATATTGAATTACTGGATCGTGCTGCCAGCCCCGAAAAAGGCAAAGTGGTGTATGTGCAGAAGTGTCAGGTGTGTCACGGCAAAGACGGAGAAGGGGTAAAAACAGAAGGAAGTGCCGAATATCAGTTCCCGCCGTTGTGGGGAAAGAACAGTTATAACGATGGCGCCGGCCTGTACCGCATCTCCAATTTTGCCAAATACGCCAAAGCCAACATGCCGCTTGGGGCAACTTATGAGAACCCTATGCTGACAGGTGAAGAAGCTTGGGATGTAGCCGCATTCGTAAACTCGCAGCCCCGCCCTAAAAAAGATCTGAGTAAAGACTGGCCTGATATTTCAGGCAAGCCATTCGACCACCCGTTCGGCCCGTTTGCAGATACGTTTGATGAAAAGCAACACAAGTATGGGCCATACCAACCAATCATAGAAGCCAAGGGTGGAACAAAATAA